GATATACAATTGTAATATACATGATCTGATCTATATTACCTAAAAACCCATTTACGGGTGCTGTGCTGGTTTTTTACAAGTAATACACAAACAGTTTAGAAAacttttaaagtaataaattttgtttctacataatacatttataattttttaacaaattatacaACAATAATGACTTGGATATATTCaattaaagtaaaaaagaaCATTTCATCATGAAAACACGGCAGTAATCTAAGTATACATTTTAACTTTCCATTGGACGCAACTGTCCAGATTGATACAcatcaaacaattttatttcacattttgaAGCGAAACGTATTTGTTGCTGCCGCTCTTATACAGGCTGTCGCAAAAAAATGTTACTACACTTCATTAGCTGGTAAAACGCTGAATTTTATGTATACCTCCCCCCCAACACAGTTTGTTATAAACATCGAAAgcaaattgtacaatatttaatatacacttTATAAACAATCAAAGTGTGATAACATTGTTTtgtgacaccctgtatattaataattacagttacaactaatcaaatttaagatattttgaagaatttaagaTCTTTAATAACAGGAAAATACTGTCAATtgttatcttattattattattattatcattgtaccCCATTTATACTCTGCAATCATTCTGATATATTGTGTCCAATGATGTCAATGTCTATATTGCGCCCaacaaaaggttaataatataatgCCCACTCATTTTCCTGTAGGAACGTATCTACTACTTCTTTCATTGCTAAGTTTGGGATTAACTGATCTTGAGTTAAACGAACTCTAGTAACTGGATCAAAATGTCCCACCCTTTGCAAATGTTCTTCTATATCTTTTCTCTCGTATGTAATTCCACTTGGTGTAATTACTGGTTCTTGCAAAATTTCAAAACTAATTTTTCCACATAAGTAGTCAGGTACTTCCCTCTTCTACTCGATATGTTCATAAAACCATGAATggacaattattatttgttatacatatataattaaaaaatataataaagaaaaaactcACCCTTCTTCGTTCGTccactttttcaaataaatcattaagTCGAGCCATACACGtatctcttttttcttctacttcttctttttttcttgtaaatgtaTCAGATGCAGCTTCTCCTTCAGTTTTTCCATTTGTTTCTATTGTCGCTTCTTGTTCTTTTAAAGCAGCTATGCTTCGTTCAGCGTCTTCTACTATCAACTGATTTAAATATGATTGTAACTCAATGTCTTGTGCTATCCTTTGCTCTTCCCTTAACTGGAAACAACGTTTTCTTGCTTGTCTTAGAATACTGGTCATCTCATCCCCATAGTTTAATTTTTGTTCCTTCGCCAAATCCACAGctaaacaattattattcaagGCGCATAAGAACACAAAggatcaattttaaattattgtaacacCATGAGTAccataaaaaagaatatttgtgaaatatttctgtgtAACTATATACAGTAATGCCTgcttaaatttcactaaaatctgTATGGTTAAATTTCCAAGACTCATCCACACTTTTCTCCCAGCAGTTAGTCCCTCGAGCTCAACAAAGTCTCATCTCAGTAGGCAATGAATacaatgaatacaatgaaaagaatacaaaacagacatacattaatttcattttccgcAATTTTaatcctatttttataattggAGCATCAGATAGCCGAGATTCTTTCGATTAAAACAAACCTAAACAAGACGCAAATCGGACTAATTTTACcggtttaatataaataacagaattaaatatatgaatacttcaaatcgataaaactagtccaattcgcgtcgtgtttggactcattttaatcgagAAAATCTTAGTAATCCATTGGTGTTACACTTATAAAGATAAGATGAAAAtgactgaaaatgaaattttctctcttatgtgtttattttttttaaattacggTATAGCTTTGAAATATTGGGCCCCGACCGTCACTGCTTGAGGTATTCTGCGTTCATCTCACTTGCACTCGTTATATCTATTCTCTTACTTAGTTGAGTCGTGTCCATGTCAATTCTTAGAAGACAAACTGTACCCTGCCTGTAAGAATTTCACTACTGGCTCCTgagttttgtgaaatttaagcagGCGTCACTGTATAACACAAATTTGTAGTATACTCAACTTATTTAATTCACATCTTTTCCAAATTCTATTTAACTAGGTATTTTACCGAATAAATGTTGCACTCTACTTAGAGCTATCTTCACCCAATTATAACGGAGCacaagaaaaatatgaattaaccACTTGTGCTGGTAATTGATGGACAGCTGTGACAAACTTGTCCAAACTTTATTGAACAGTAAGATCGAATAACATAAGCGCCATGTCCACATTTGAGATAGTCAACACTCAAAGTGCATAACATTTCGTCTCAGCACACATGGTTAAACAAGCTATGCACTAACACAAAgcatattaaaaagaattcttaattattcaGGCACTGCCTTATGGTGATCCGttgtatacaaattaaaaacttAAAATCTATCAATGAATGATGCATATAAGTACCTCGTTGCAAATGTTTAACAGCTTCATCGAAAAGATCCAATTCCACAAGTGCGAGACCCAAAAAGAAATGACCTTTTACCAAACATGGATCAATATCTAGAGCACGTCTACAATCTTGGCAGGATGATTCCCATCGTTTGAGCTTTAGGTGGCACAGTGCTCGATTCGTAAAATACAATGCTTGGGACGGAtttttaatctatataaatcaatgtaacattataatttctttgtGTACTATAACCACAAGAACACTTACTATAGCTTTTGTGTAGCAACACGCTGCATCTTCATACTTGTGAAGATTGAAAAAACGATTTCCTTGTTCCTTTAATTCCTTGTCAGAAAGGTTTGCGGTTGTATACATTTTACTCATCTTGACAGCGATACTTTATCGCGAATTGACCAGCTCCCTGTGTATGAATTGTTCTCGATAAGTTTCCTTAAATCATCTTATAGAAAAAATCAgttgttttgtttaaaaaataaatcaataaactgATGTATCACCTTAAATAAATACGTGTTCTTCCATTTTCTTGTTATATTTGTTACTCGTTGACCACAGTACGACAATACAGATATAACACAGGGTATAGTATTCAATAAAATCTGAGACCACTCGTGGATTATAAATCATGACACCAGAGAGCGCTGATACCATTCTTTTTGAGACCTATTGTATACATAGAGCTATGTACTTACCATCTACAATTACAATCACTGGGTTTGCCTTAGCCACAATTCGTACTTAagatttttaagtaaaatttataatggtattattaaaagttaaatttctcaatcaaaaagaaaaaatcacaataaataacataaaaaattgCATCCAAATAATAAACAGATTTTCATCTACTTGAAAAAATTTGAAGTTGGGAAGGCTATAGCAGGATAACGGGGTCAGAAGTGCTCTTAGACcaaattttctcgaaaaagtTTCTTTCGATAGCTTACCCATAAAAAACATTGTACGCCAATTTTTAGCTCAAACAGAAGGGTAATTATAgagtaaattcgaattatcagtttttgCCCCATTTTCCCTATTGAATAATacgtaaaaattgtgaaaaaattcGAAGACATTTTTGACATAGTAGTGCATGGTTGAGAATTTTTTGAGATTTTAGTTCCAAATTCTTagcatgaaaaattaaaaatccccccaaaaaatagaaaaatataaattttgtaacgAAGCATTCGAGcaacaactttttaattttgacATTAGTAAACATATTAGTATGACAGACATTCTCAAATTTTTTCAGATTTGTTGgcctttcaaaattttttcaggTTTTTAGTGTACTTTGTATAGTATCTATGTTATGTGACTTTtagtattttagaattttaaaaaataacgtgcatatgaaaaaaaatgaagttaTTGAAGTTAATCGAAAACGAATATGCATTATCTCTCaaaatttcatcatttatttCAACAATTTGTTTGGCGAAGCGTTTAAGTTATCCGGCTGTAAATACGCTGGAAGTGTTTTTATCGCAGGTTCACGCCCGGCAGAGTACAATttgtgtttataatatttttattttacgatcATAATCTTCTTCTAatcttttattctttaaaatattttaggaacattcttaacacgttcaacTCGACGCATTTTTTGGAAGTCTCTATATTACACCGCCAGATGGACCAAACTAAGTGTGGACCACCGGTGGTCCACGCCGCCAGATGATAGTAATGCCCGtggaccactggtggtccacgccgggttgaacgtgttaaataaatattatttattattatgtagttaATACGTTAACTACTTATGTAAGTACATGCATTACGTATCCACCaatctaatataaaatattttctgatgaagcaAGAAGAAACACatcataattgaataataaggACATGGTTTTAAATGAAAGTTATGGTATATACATTTGTCATATTGTGTTcctaataaagtaaataatctaaattttaatatataaacacTAATGTTACTACATATAGTTAAATTCACCAATATTTCACCAATAGTTCACCATATTATGTAGTTATATTaccttaaaaatgttaatgtattTGCGGTATGtaaattgttattgtattataatttaatgttaacagtaggtatttaatttcattctgtGTACATATTAGAACATGCGTTGATATAAGATACAGAATAACATTGTACATAATAATGTACTTCATTAcatgttttgtatttttgtttgagTAAGTCTAATGTTTTATTCGTTCTTAATCATATAAGatttacaattgttttataACTTTGAGATTACCTAACTACTAATTTGTTTACCAATCACCATTATTATGCTTCAGCTGTATTTGTTATAGTATACACGGCTATAGGCTTGTTTGAAATAGGGTGTTGTGCATATTCCACAGTAAGACCCATTTTGTGCTTAAAGAATTCCAACATTTTTCTTGCAAccaatttattatttccatgTACTTCTGAATGTCCTATATATTCTGTTAACtgttaaaataatcaatttggTAGTAACACATAGAAAATTTATGTTTGTATGATGATAGAAAAGATTTTATTACCTTCATCCATTGacattctgaaatttctctgtcacattttttaatattaaaattattaggagataagtataaaattatatatatatctgaaCAGCCAAATGCATGCTCATGAGTATGTCTAAAACCTATTAAGCATTTAAAAGTAGTTTGAATGCCAGTTTCTTCAAGAACCTCTCTTTTCACAGCTGCTTCTATATCTTCACCTATTAATGGaatagttatgaattatttgattaaaaatgtttcaattaaacaTGGATATTTATACCTGGGTTTACATATCCACCCGGTAGTTTCCAAAATGGTGATCTTTGCGCATATTTTTCCTTAATGACTAAAACTTCTTTAGTTTTCTCATTGTACACAAATGCTCCAACACCTAAATTTGTGTGAGCATAATGTGGAACATTACATTCCTCATCTTTAACCAACCATAAGTACAGTGAAACATATTCTTCTCGCGCATGATGGAATTTAAATCCTTCTTTAACCAGTATCGGGACCCATTCAGAATGTGATAAATGTACTCGAAACCATATGGTAcgctttttatcttttatcCATTCTTGCAAGGAAACTATTATAAAGTcacaattagaaaaaaatattagtctagaatatttataaatattgtacaaaaataataaaataacaatgaaaatagagaacaacaaatttttaatcaaataacatattttctaattttttattaacaaatgtTGTATCACATACTTTTAAGACGCTGAGCAAATACTTCTGGTACGCAAGATTCCTCATTTGAATCGACAGTTACGCCGTTGTAATGATCGTTGTGCCCTTTAAAACACTTCGAAGTCATAGTTGGAGACGGTTTAATAGAGTGTGTAGTATAATAAAACGCTGGAGATAAAACGTACCGGAACTTTGATAAAAATTGATGTTGTTTCCATAGTTTAGTAACAAGACAGAATTTCATAGATATAGTACTGTGTACTGAAACATCCACCAATCTAGTACATAGTGAATGACTAGTATTGGTAAAAATTTTCCGAAGAAATACTTTAGAATAAACTATTTTATGACATTGTCTTGAAAGGGTACAGAAACGTTGCTGGAATTCTTTACGTGACACGGATTGagcattttttattgtattacgtAAAACATTAACATAAACATGATGAAACATTCTAACCTAATACTGTCATTATGAAAGTTTTAacaattaatgtataaaatacttttgcgatgtatatataaataattactttatatttactatgaaatgtacaatatatgtatttattgcGTATAATAGTATCCGACTTTAATACGCATTACGTCATACAAAATATAACATGTGATAAattgttgtaaataaattatagcCTCAACAATGCGTTATATAATCCACTAAATGATTAGAAATCTCTTGTAATTATAACAGGTTACAATTACTATTGTACAATAATATCAGGAACCCGTATATTATGATACATTAGCCCTATGAATATGCAATTAATCTATTATAATtccataatttaataatttaagtaattattactaaataatatgaatttcattattcatgaCATTACTGTACAACCACATAACGTAATTAAAGATATCAAGGGATGCAATCTTCATTTTTGTTCcaaaataattgcaaattttcGTATACTTTAATATCAGGAGAATTGTAATGTAAAGCCTGGCAAACACGGCAGTAATGTCGGGAAATGCTCTTAAAATAACCGTGTTCATTGATTACTTTGTAATATTTACGCCATTTGTGAAATTCGAGATACTTATCGTCATGACGATCAAGATATCGTATATAATTAGCTAAGGCTGATGGGTTAGCGAAATCTAAAACATGTAGGTATGAATCAGGTGGTAGCAATCGTTCGCAATCTCTTTTTGGCGCGCCCATTATTATTGGAACCGCTAATTTTTTATAACCGTTCCAAAATACTTTTTCCGTTAAATATTCTTTGCAATTGGAATTCTCGAAGGCTAAATAGAACTTATAAGCATTTAAATGGTGACAATCGTTAAAGAAATGGCCTGGGCACGCAGTCGCGTTACCGTTCAAACATTTTCCGTATATATCGAGATCATCACCAAGAATCATTTTAAGCTCTTTCACGTAGCCCCATCTATTGTTCGCTCCGCCACAGTTGCTGCCCATCACAGCAaccaatttcttttttgttttcttgACGTCATCTTTCGAGGtatctttttcaaaatttacatgTGATCTAGGTATTGCTCGGCCATACGGTACCGGAACATCGCTGTCCATTCGATAGGTCATTGACCAATTGAATAAACCATTATATTCCGATATTTGCTGATTTCCATAGAGGAATGTGTGCATCGGTGATTCGTCGGTCAAGAAGATCCATCTTTGTTCCCGCCGACTCCTAATTGGCAATTCGGATACACCTTTCGTTaagtgtaaatgaaatataaccGCATCCGCTATAACTATATCTTTCGGCCGATATGATATCACGCATTCTGATACCGAGCAATCCTCCCACGGAGAATATCTGAAAACGTTATTATTCACGTTACTCTTCGCAATATCTATTTCGAATAGGATCTAACACACATTCGTACTGTTGAacaaattatactattatttttattaatataatgactcggttttattaactctttgtctGTAAAGCGTTTGATGTGCCTGCGTTCCAAAAACTTCCCGTGCAtccaaattaaaatcaaataggGTTCCTTTTTCGTATTAATTTTCGGCGGTGGAAAACTTCCCTCAGAAGACAAAAGCCACCTTCCAAGTGAAGTCATCTTACCAATCTAACACGAGGAAAGgtgtgaattaattattttgtaaatataagaattttttctGGAGGACTTTTTATtcagaggaaaagagaaaattaattgaaacgggATTTAAAGCAGTGGGTTACGATTAAAATAGTTTATTTCTCTCCGATGTGATGGTACACGATCCTTACCAgggtttaaatatttcacagatATTAAGCTAGTATGTGGCACGgtcgataaaaaaaattattcaataattgcgcagaagaaatgaaaataaattaatgtgcaagCGAAACAACGAACGTACCTGTTCGTCATTCAAATTGGATTCTCTTGATGGTATTCTCATGACGTCCACTATTTCTCTCCGATATTCCGTTTGTTTAGAGGCCAATTTCTCTGGGGCTCTTCCGCCAAGG
Above is a genomic segment from Nomia melanderi isolate GNS246 chromosome 8, iyNomMela1, whole genome shotgun sequence containing:
- the LOC116426650 gene encoding uncharacterized protein LOC116426650 isoform X1, giving the protein MFHHVYVNVLRNTIKNAQSVSRKEFQQRFCTLSRQCHKIVYSKVFLRKIFTNTSHSLCTRLVDVSVHSTISMKFCLVTKLWKQHQFLSKFRYVLSPAFYYTTHSIKPSPTMTSKCFKGHNDHYNGVTVDSNEESCVPEVFAQRLKISLQEWIKDKKRTIWFRVHLSHSEWVPILVKEGFKFHHAREEYVSLYLWLVKDEECNVPHYAHTNLGVGAFVYNEKTKEVLVIKEKYAQRSPFWKLPGGYVNPGEDIEAAVKREVLEETGIQTTFKCLIGFRHTHEHAFGCSDIYIILYLSPNNFNIKKCDREISECQWMKLTEYIGHSEVHGNNKLVARKMLEFFKHKMGLTVEYAQHPISNKPIAVYTITNTAEA
- the STUB1 gene encoding STIP1 homology and U-box containing protein 1, giving the protein MSKMYTTANLSDKELKEQGNRFFNLHKYEDAACCYTKAIIKNPSQALYFTNRALCHLKLKRWESSCQDCRRALDIDPCLVKGHFFLGLALVELDLFDEAVKHLQRAVDLAKEQKLNYGDEMTSILRQARKRCFQLREEQRIAQDIELQSYLNQLIVEDAERSIAALKEQEATIETNGKTEGEAASDTFTRKKEEVEEKRDTCMARLNDLFEKVDERRRKREVPDYLCGKISFEILQEPVITPSGITYERKDIEEHLQRVGHFDPVTRVRLTQDQLIPNLAMKEVVDTFLQENEWALYY
- the LOC116426650 gene encoding uncharacterized protein LOC116426650 isoform X2, coding for METTSIFIKVPCFKGHNDHYNGVTVDSNEESCVPEVFAQRLKISLQEWIKDKKRTIWFRVHLSHSEWVPILVKEGFKFHHAREEYVSLYLWLVKDEECNVPHYAHTNLGVGAFVYNEKTKEVLVIKEKYAQRSPFWKLPGGYVNPGEDIEAAVKREVLEETGIQTTFKCLIGFRHTHEHAFGCSDIYIILYLSPNNFNIKKCDREISECQWMKLTEYIGHSEVHGNNKLVARKMLEFFKHKMGLTVEYAQHPISNKPIAVYTITNTAEA